The proteins below come from a single Yamadazyma tenuis chromosome 5, complete sequence genomic window:
- a CDS encoding uncharacterized protein (EggNog:ENOG503NU2M; COG:G): MRTVSSSNSSRLGEVDMLKESVNHVENVETNSFQNKEVGDELATEKVDKQILDYIQEDAIEIDEETNRRIRRLVNKRILPCMIGTYFLQALDKGTLSFSSIMGIREDAGLVGQQYSWLTTCTYIAVLVFELPTNVIIQKVPVVKYLTANIILWGIVLGCHALGKNFPILVAVRTLLGLFECCCQPCFILMSSMWYKREEQAFIVALWYMMNGGQQIVGGLLSYCFTLIEGAALKNWEILFLTYGCITVVWGIFLFFYTPDSPMSAKCFSEEDKRLMVERVRSNQTGLQNKKFKKEHLIEALKDPQAYCYFFIQFLTSLPTSGLGAFANIIIASFGFTVLQTQLLSMVLGAYLIFLLLSSAYFSKRFNQNIFFMIMYVVPSIVGTVVLMTLTYAEYDPDSYQHKLRTGVLLFCYYLTLSFWGVANLGLSLLSRNIAGQSKKAVCTTMNFVGWAVGNIVGPQVFRANEDPRYLTAFGTHLGCYAALILLLLFLRLWLMRENRRKEKLIESGVATADVHLKHAFDDLTDRENVNFRYAY, translated from the coding sequence ATGAGAACTGTTTCAAGCTctaattcttcaagattaGGTGAAGTTGATATGTTAAAGGAAAGTGTAAACCACGTTGAAAATGTGGAAACCAATCTGTTTCAAAATAAAGAggttggtgatgagttAGCTACAGAAAAGGTAGACAAGCAGATTTTGGATTACATCCAAGAGGATGCTATTGAAATCGATGAGGAAACCAATAGGAGGATCAGACGGTTGGTTAACAAGAGAATCTTACCTTGCATGATTGGAACTTACTTTTTGCAAGCCTTAGATAAAGGTACTTTGTCCTTTTCTTCTATTATGGGTATTCGGGAAGATGCTGGTTTGGTTGGTCAACAATATTCTTGGTTGACTACTTGTACTTATATTGCCgttttggtttttgaaTTGCCTACCAATGTGATCATTCAAAAGGTCCCAGTGGTTAAGTATTTGACTGCTAATATTATTCTTTGGGGTATTGTCTTAGGGTGCCATGCTTTGGGTAAAAATTTTCCTATTTTGGTTGCTGTCAGAACTTTGTTAGGGTTATTTGAATGTTGTTGTCAACCTTGTTTTATTTTGATGTCTTCCATGTGGTATaaaagagaagaacaagcaTTCATTGTTGCTCTTTGGTATATGATGAATGGTGGTCAACAgattgttggtggtttaCTTTCTTACTGTTTCACTTTGATTGAAGGCGCTGCCTTAAAGAACTGGGagattttgttcttgactTATGGTTGTATTACTGTTGTTTGGGGTattttccttttcttttACACGCCTGATTCCCCAATGTCTGCTAAATGTTTcagtgaagaagacaaGAGATTAATGGTTGAGAGAGTCCGTAGTAACCAAACTGGTCTTcagaacaagaagttcaagaaagaacATCTCATTGAAGCTCTCAAAGATCCACAAGCTTACTGCTACTTCTTCATTCAATTTTTGACTAGTTTGCCAACTTCAGGTTTGGGAGCTTTTGCTAACATCATCATTGCATCTTTCGGTTTTACTGTTTTACAAACTCAGTTGTTGTCTATGGTTTTGGGTGCCtatttgatctttttgCTTTTAAGTTCGGCCTACTTTTCTAAGAGATTCAACCaaaatatcttcttcatgatCATGTACGTTGTTCCATCCATTGTGGGAACTGTGGtattgatgactttgaccTACGCTGAATACGATCCTGATTCGTATCAACACAAACTTAGAACTGGTGTCTTATTGTTCTGTTACTACTTGACTCTTTCTTTCTGGGGTGTTGCTAACTTGGGACTTTCTTTACTTTCAAGAAACATTGCTGGTCAATCCAAAAAAGCTGTCTGCACAACCATGAACTTCGTTGGTTGGGCTGTTGGTAACATCGTGGGACCTCAAGTGTTCCGTGCAAATGAAGACCCAAGATACTTGACAGCATTTGGAACCCACTTAGGATGTTATGCCGCCTTGATTTTACTCTTGTTATTCTTGAGGTTATGGTTGATGAGGGAaaacagaagaaaagaaaagttgattgaaagtGGAGTGGcaactgctgatgttcaCTTGAAGCATgcttttgatgatttgactGACAGAGAGAATGTCAACTTCAGGTATGCATATTAG
- the CPS1 gene encoding Gly-Xaa carboxypeptidase (COG:E; MEROPS:MER0001269; EggNog:ENOG503NU4A) — MRGLSSSDVKSKKSLIYPIAIAGIVGLSLLSGAILNAFSGKDNLSTDGLCPILPIKAPVSFLKDNSTVLSILHDKEFREKSAEKLAKAVQVDTVVFDSPPEPDENPEYWTKFLKFHQYLRDTFPTVHSTLKLDKVNTYGLVFTWEGTNPDLKPIMLTAHQDVVPVQQDSLGKWTHPPFEGYYDGEYLFGRGSCDCKNVLTAIMESLELLIAQDFKPERTVIAAFGMDEESGGLVGARHIGEFLEERYGVDGIYAIIDEGFPFSLEPQSGVFMATPLVSEKGMATIKSQLQTPGGHSSMPPDHTSIGMISELVYLLENNPFEPLLTSKNPTLNMLQCVATHFGDKLPPSYREAILKADYDTKSNQIVVDALQKDVATRYFIRTSQAVDIIKGGEKANALPEAVTLTVNHRIALESSIKEIVDRFMKYAKIVAVKYNLGLNLEGTPVIDSEGKFGILDVTLDGSKLEPVEPSPSDDTVWEYLAGVSRHLMHDLIKPDLEYDFVVTPMVMQANTDTARYHHLTKSIFRYSPSLGQMINFHSIDERLEFDAHLHLIAFFFEYLQTIDTPDAENQKL; from the coding sequence ATGAGAGGTTTAAGTTCTAGTGATGTTAAGAGCAAGAAGTCATTGATATATCCCATTGCTATAGCTGGGATTGTCGGTTTATCCTTACTTTCAGGTGCCATTTTAAATGCGTTCTCAGGTAAAGATAATCTCAGCACTGATGGACTTTGCCCAATTTTGCCGATCAAAGCACCTGTGTCATTCTTAAAAGATAATTCCACTGTGTTGAGTATTCTTCATGACAAGGAGTTCCGTGAAAAATCTGCTGAAAAGTTAGCCAAAGCTGTTCAAGTGGATACAGTGGTGTTTGATAGTCCACCAGAGCCCGATGAGAACCCTGAATATTGGACAAAGTTCTTAAAGTTCCACCAGTATTTGAGAGACACTTTCCCAACTGTTCATAGTACTTTGAAGCTCGACAAAGTTAACACTTATGGATTAGTCTTTACTTGGGAAGGAACTAATCCTGATTTGAAGCCTATTATGTTGACTGCACATCAAGATGTGGTTCCTGTTCAACAAGACTCATTGGGAAAATGGACACATCCACCATTTGAAGGATACTATGATGGGGAGTACTTATTTGGACGGGGTTCCTGTGACTGCAAGAACGTCTTGACGGCTATTATGGAGTCGTTGGAATTGTTGATAGCTCAAGACTTCAAACCTGAAAGAACCGTTATTGCAGCTTTTGGAATGGACGAAGAGTCAGGCGGTTTGGTTGGTGCTCGTCACATAGGagaatttcttgaagagagATACGGAGTTGATGGAATCTATGccattattgatgaaggatTCCCCTTCTCACTCGAACCTCAATCTGGTGTATTTATGGCAACCCCGTTGGTGTCTGAAAAAGGAATGGCGACCATCAAACTGCAACTTCAAACTCCTGGAGGACATTCATCCATGCCACCAGATCATACTTCCATTGGTATGATCAGTGAATTGGTTTACTTGCTTGAAAACAACCCCTTTGAACCCCTTTTGACGTCTAAAAACCCTACTCTCAATATGCTTCAGTGTGTAGCTACCCATTTCGGTGACAAGCTCCCTCCCAGTTATAGGGAAGCCATTTTGAAGGCTGACTATGATACCAAATCCAATCAAATTGTCGTTGATGCTTTACAAAAGGATGTTGCTACTAGATACTTCATCAGGACTTCTCAAGCAGTTGACATTATCAAAGGGGGCGAGAAAGCCAATGCATTACCTGAGGCTGTAACCTTGACCGTGAACCATAGAATTGCGCTTGAAAGTTCTATCAAAGAGATAGTGGACAGATTCATGAAGTATGCTAAAATAGTGGCTGTGAAATATAATTTGGGCTTGAATTTGGAGGGAACACCAGTCATTGATAGCGAAGGAAAGTTTGGAATCTTAGATGTGACTCTCGATGGTAGCAAGCTCGAACCTGTGGAACCATCTCCTTCAGATGACACGGTTTGGGAGTATTTGGCTGGAGTATCGAGACATTTGATGCATGACTTAATCAAACCAGATTTGGAATATGACTTTGTAGTCACTCCAATGGTGATGCAAGCGAACACTGATACTGCCCGTTATCATCACTTGACCAAAAGTATCTTTAGATACAGCCCCAGTCTTGGTCAAATGATAAATTTCCACAGTATCGATGAACGTCTTGAATTCGATGCCCATTTACATTTGATTgcattcttctttgaataTTTGCAGACCATAGACACCCCAGATGCCGAAAACCAAAAATTGTAA